The following proteins are encoded in a genomic region of Magnolia sinica isolate HGM2019 chromosome 1, MsV1, whole genome shotgun sequence:
- the LOC131217285 gene encoding large ribosomal subunit protein eL28y-like, which produces MASVPSDLIWEIVKKNNSFLVKEFGNSTAMVQFSKEKNNLYNVNSFKHSGLANKKTVSIQPGGKDLSIVLATTKTKKQNQPANLYHRSIMKKEFSRMAKAVVNQVADNYYRPDLKNVALARLSAVRRSLQVAKSGVKKRNRQAAKIRGRK; this is translated from the exons ATGGCTTCTGTTCCTAGcgatttgatttgggagattgtCAAGAAAAACAACTCCTTTCTCGTGAAGGAATTCGGGAACAGCACTGCGATGGTGCAGTTCAGCAAAGAAAAGAACAACCTCTACAATGTTAACTCCTTCAAGCATTCAG GCTTAGCGAACAAGAAGACAGTGTCAATTCAGCCGGGAGGAAAGGATCTTTCTATTGTGCTTGCTACTACAAAGACAAAGAAGCAAAACCAGCCTGCGAATCTGTACCACAGGTCAATCATGAAGAAGGAATTCAGTCGGATGGCGAAGGCTGTTGTGAACCAG GTTGCAGACAACTACTACAGGCCAGATCTGAAGAATGTGGCGCTTGCTAGGCTGAGTGCCGTGCGCAGGAGTCTTCAGGTTGCTAAGTCTGGGGTTAAGAAGAGGAACAGGCAGGCAGCTAAAATCCGTGGTAGGAAGTGA